The following coding sequences are from one Cervus canadensis isolate Bull #8, Minnesota chromosome 4, ASM1932006v1, whole genome shotgun sequence window:
- the TRIR gene encoding telomerase RNA component interacting RNase isoform X1, with product MHCPGPGLSGAKRGAGSGLPGVLCAAPGDKMAARGRRAEPPGREAPGPAGGGGGGGSRWAESGPGTSPESGDDEVSGAGSSPVSGGVNLFANDGSFLELFKRKMEEEQRQRQEEPPPGPQRPDQPATAAAAGPGDPKRKGGPGPTLSFVGKRRGGNKLALKTGIVAKKQKTEDEVLTSKGDAWAKYMAEVKKYKAHQCGDDDKTRPLVK from the exons ATGCATTGCCCGGGACCAGGCTTGTCGGGCGCCAAGCGCGGGGCCGGGAGCGGCCTTCCCGGAGTCCTTTGCGCGGCACCTGGTGACAAAATGGCTGCCCGAGGGAGACGGGCGGAGCCTCCGGGTCGGGAGGCGCCGGGCCCCgcgggtggcggcggcggcggcggaagCCGATGGGCTGAGTCGGGGCCCGGGACTTCGCCCGAGAGCGGGGATGATGAAGTGTCGGGCGCGGGTTCGAGCCCGGTGTCGGGCGGCGTGAACTTGTTCGCCAACGACGGCAGCTTCCTGGAGCTGTTCAAGCGGAAGATGGAGGAGGAGCAGCGGCAGCGGCAGGAGGAGCCGCCCCCGGGCCCGCAGCGACCCGATCAGCCAGCCACCGCTGCCGCCGCGGGTCCCGGGGATCCGAAGAGGAAGGGCGGTCCGGGCCCCACGCTCAGCTTC GTGGGCAAGCGCAGAGGCGGGAACAAACTAGCCCTCAAGACGGGAATAGTAGCCAAGAAGCAGAAGACGGAGGATGAG gTATTAACAAGTAAAGGTGATGCATGGGCCAAGTACATGGCAGAGGTGAAAAAGTACAAAGCCCACCAGTGCGGTGATGATGATAAAACGCGGCCCCTGGTGAAATGa
- the TRIR gene encoding telomerase RNA component interacting RNase isoform X2 encodes MAARGRRAEPPGREAPGPAGGGGGGGSRWAESGPGTSPESGDDEVSGAGSSPVSGGVNLFANDGSFLELFKRKMEEEQRQRQEEPPPGPQRPDQPATAAAAGPGDPKRKGGGQAQRREQTSPQDGNSSQEAEDGG; translated from the exons ATGGCTGCCCGAGGGAGACGGGCGGAGCCTCCGGGTCGGGAGGCGCCGGGCCCCgcgggtggcggcggcggcggcggaagCCGATGGGCTGAGTCGGGGCCCGGGACTTCGCCCGAGAGCGGGGATGATGAAGTGTCGGGCGCGGGTTCGAGCCCGGTGTCGGGCGGCGTGAACTTGTTCGCCAACGACGGCAGCTTCCTGGAGCTGTTCAAGCGGAAGATGGAGGAGGAGCAGCGGCAGCGGCAGGAGGAGCCGCCCCCGGGCCCGCAGCGACCCGATCAGCCAGCCACCGCTGCCGCCGCGGGTCCCGGGGATCCGAAGAGGAAGGGCG GTGGGCAAGCGCAGAGGCGGGAACAAACTAGCCCTCAAGACGGGAATAGTAGCCAAGAAGCAGAAGACGGAGGATGA